In Lachnospiraceae bacterium, one DNA window encodes the following:
- a CDS encoding phage capsid protein — translation MPNLNYAQVWEPELLEILMQGTLTSPFVTSNVKWLDAKTFHFTQMSTSGYKNHNRNGGWNKGDYTQKDVPFTLTHDRDISFLVDKADVDETNATASIQNISRTFEQTQVVPETDALFFAKVAQAAQKAEGYHSATAAATYTKAKVFGMLKDILAKGKLRRYKANGTLMMYVSSAIMDALEQSTEFTRKIEMTQVAEGGMGIETRVTDIDGVPIMEVVDDERFYDAFDWEPENGGFAPLKKVTEDTENHVAAVTGAHRINVLVACGQTCKIVPKISSIYYFEPGAHTEGDGYLYQNRSLSDVFVFPNGRDGKVDSIYVDVDTTEYTGA, via the coding sequence ATGCCAAATTTAAACTATGCACAGGTATGGGAGCCTGAATTATTAGAGATCCTCATGCAGGGGACTTTAACTTCTCCCTTTGTAACAAGTAATGTAAAGTGGTTAGATGCCAAGACATTCCACTTTACCCAGATGTCCACTTCCGGATATAAAAATCACAACAGAAATGGCGGCTGGAATAAGGGCGATTATACCCAGAAGGATGTACCGTTTACCCTTACCCATGACCGTGACATTTCTTTCCTGGTGGATAAGGCAGATGTGGATGAGACCAATGCGACTGCATCCATCCAGAACATTTCCCGCACCTTTGAGCAGACCCAGGTCGTTCCGGAAACAGATGCGCTGTTCTTTGCAAAGGTAGCGCAGGCAGCACAGAAGGCAGAGGGATACCATAGTGCTACAGCAGCTGCTACCTATACCAAGGCAAAAGTATTCGGAATGCTGAAGGATATCCTGGCGAAGGGGAAGCTGAGAAGATACAAAGCAAATGGTACGTTGATGATGTATGTATCCAGTGCCATTATGGATGCCCTGGAGCAGTCTACCGAATTTACACGTAAGATCGAGATGACCCAGGTCGCAGAGGGCGGCATGGGAATTGAGACCCGTGTAACCGATATTGACGGTGTGCCGATCATGGAAGTGGTGGATGATGAGCGCTTCTATGACGCCTTTGACTGGGAGCCGGAAAACGGCGGTTTTGCACCACTGAAAAAGGTGACAGAGGATACCGAAAACCATGTAGCTGCTGTAACAGGAGCGCACAGGATCAATGTTTTGGTAGCGTGCGGTCAGACCTGCAAGATCGTTCCGAAGATCTCCAGCATCTACTACTTTGAACCAGGAGCACATACAGAGGGTGACGGATACCTGTATCAGAACCGTTCGCTGTCTGATGTGTTTGTATTCCCGAATGGACGTGATGGTAAGGTAGACAGCATCTACGTAGATGTGGATACTACAGAGTATACCGGAGCCTGA
- a CDS encoding minor capsid protein — MMLRLTDIQDWIISLGIAEESHVYIGKLDNKQQKSIGIYNRSGSGPPNIALGGLEYTTYDTKQLSLLVHWNRDKPESEEAAYQLFEKLRSISSLDIGDTHINYLRLMVPEPQDVGTDDNGVYEYVIWLDLIYQRK; from the coding sequence ATGATGCTGCGGTTAACGGACATACAGGATTGGATCATTTCTCTTGGAATTGCAGAAGAGAGCCATGTTTATATCGGCAAGCTGGATAATAAACAGCAGAAATCCATAGGTATTTATAACCGAAGTGGATCCGGACCACCCAATATTGCTTTAGGTGGCCTGGAATACACTACCTATGATACAAAGCAGCTCTCTCTTCTGGTCCATTGGAACAGGGACAAACCGGAAAGTGAAGAAGCTGCTTATCAACTATTTGAGAAACTTAGAAGCATATCCAGTCTGGACATAGGAGATACCCACATTAATTATCTTCGTTTAATGGTTCCTGAACCCCAGGACGTAGGAACGGATGATAATGGGGTATATGAATATGTGATCTGGCTGGATCTTATCTATCAAAGAAAGTGA
- a CDS encoding RNA polymerase subunit sigma-70 — MDKQILVQYIDACAQVEDTKKEILKFKKARKRIEQDAVKGSSHEFPYTPQTFHIEGLAYPVVKDPDELDRMEEILKERLQTAERIKHDVEAWLNTIPQRMQRIIRYKIFEELTWSEVAVRMGRKATADGVRMEYIRFMEEK, encoded by the coding sequence TTGGACAAGCAGATTCTGGTGCAGTACATAGATGCATGCGCCCAGGTGGAAGATACAAAAAAGGAGATCTTGAAGTTTAAGAAAGCCAGGAAGAGGATTGAGCAGGATGCAGTGAAAGGGTCTTCGCATGAGTTCCCTTACACACCGCAGACGTTTCATATCGAAGGTCTGGCATATCCTGTAGTAAAGGATCCAGATGAGCTGGACCGGATGGAAGAGATCCTGAAAGAACGGTTGCAGACTGCGGAACGGATCAAGCATGATGTGGAAGCGTGGTTGAATACGATTCCGCAGAGAATGCAGCGCATTATCAGGTATAAGATCTTTGAAGAGCTTACCTGGAGTGAAGTAGCGGTGAGAATGGGGAGAAAAGCTACAGCAGACGGTGTGAGAATGGAATACATCAGATTTATGGAAGAAAAATAA
- a CDS encoding phage minor capsid protein → MPRKNEYDLAAAFQKIEDELIASMIRNMDRHRAEETKEGYNWSMWQTEQLKALEKYKVRNQKKYSKQFKSINDQIDSLIRMSRSKGGMQQERRILQAIKKGFKGAKKTGSGATAEFFKLNDRKLEALIKATRDDMEKVETAVLRKANDDYRKAIFNAQVYANTGAGTYEKAVDMATKDMLSRGLNCVEYANGARHTLSDYADMAIRTASKRAYLQGEGEKRQEWGVTTVIMAKRGNPCPKCLPFVGKVLIDDVWSGGSKDGVDPETGKKYPLMSYAISKGLYHPRCKDSHTTYFPGISTADDTWTKEDLEEIGLQNQQEARQQYAERQVEKYGRLAEYSLDKENQKEYQIKAEEWKDQAYRPVTRGEASTIFIKQQQKINIKRVESYSEIYISNQTNIKPRALHTLNQRTEQALKEWEVSLERRPKIIIVSPDEMPTAYGKYDAIQNVVFYIPQIADSKVIKDQGNVEFHEMWHMKQAENFRKRYGEITRENYGKYIENACKEAKKTIDRAGITEYNVSDISSYADQMFWIDRYDEVEAEYMVKHRRGKKHGNSQVSGGDSKGDGNL, encoded by the coding sequence ATGCCAAGGAAGAATGAATATGATCTTGCTGCAGCTTTCCAGAAGATAGAGGATGAGCTGATAGCTTCTATGATCCGGAATATGGATCGGCATCGGGCAGAGGAAACCAAAGAAGGTTATAACTGGTCTATGTGGCAGACAGAGCAGCTAAAAGCCCTGGAAAAGTACAAAGTCCGTAACCAGAAGAAATACAGCAAGCAGTTTAAAAGTATTAATGACCAGATTGACAGTCTGATCCGGATGTCACGGTCAAAAGGCGGTATGCAGCAGGAAAGGCGTATACTTCAGGCGATTAAGAAAGGCTTTAAGGGGGCTAAGAAAACTGGCTCGGGAGCTACGGCAGAGTTTTTTAAGCTGAATGACCGTAAACTGGAAGCGCTGATCAAAGCCACCAGAGACGATATGGAGAAAGTGGAAACAGCGGTGCTTCGCAAGGCTAACGATGATTACCGAAAAGCGATCTTCAATGCCCAGGTATATGCCAATACAGGTGCCGGGACCTATGAAAAGGCTGTGGACATGGCTACCAAAGATATGCTGTCCCGTGGTCTTAACTGCGTGGAGTATGCCAACGGTGCCAGACATACGCTTTCAGACTATGCAGATATGGCGATCCGGACAGCCAGTAAAAGAGCTTACCTGCAGGGAGAGGGCGAAAAACGTCAGGAGTGGGGAGTTACAACAGTTATCATGGCCAAGCGTGGAAACCCGTGTCCTAAGTGCCTTCCTTTTGTTGGTAAGGTCCTGATCGATGATGTGTGGAGCGGTGGTAGCAAGGACGGCGTGGATCCGGAGACTGGGAAGAAATATCCGCTGATGAGTTATGCAATCAGCAAAGGGCTTTATCATCCAAGATGCAAGGACAGCCATACTACATATTTCCCTGGTATTTCTACCGCAGATGATACCTGGACTAAAGAAGATCTGGAAGAGATTGGACTTCAGAACCAGCAGGAAGCCAGGCAACAGTATGCAGAGCGCCAGGTGGAAAAGTATGGGAGACTGGCAGAGTATTCGCTGGATAAGGAGAATCAAAAAGAATACCAGATAAAAGCGGAAGAGTGGAAAGACCAGGCGTACAGACCAGTTACCAGAGGTGAAGCATCAACAATATTTATTAAACAGCAGCAGAAAATAAACATTAAGCGAGTTGAAAGCTATTCAGAGATTTACATTTCCAATCAGACGAATATAAAACCTCGTGCGTTGCATACATTGAATCAGAGAACGGAGCAGGCTTTAAAAGAGTGGGAAGTTTCGCTGGAGAGAAGGCCTAAAATTATTATAGTTTCGCCAGATGAAATGCCTACAGCGTATGGGAAGTATGACGCCATACAAAATGTAGTTTTCTATATCCCTCAGATTGCAGACAGTAAAGTGATTAAAGATCAAGGAAATGTTGAATTTCATGAGATGTGGCATATGAAGCAGGCTGAAAATTTTAGAAAACGATACGGTGAAATTACAAGAGAAAACTATGGTAAGTATATAGAGAATGCTTGTAAAGAAGCAAAGAAGACAATTGACAGAGCAGGTATCACGGAGTACAATGTAAGCGACATAAGTAGTTACGCAGATCAAATGTTCTGGATTGATAGGTATGATGAAGTTGAAGCTGAATATATGGTAAAACATCGAAGAGGGAAGAAACATGGTAATTCGCAAGTATCCGGAGGAGATTCAAAAGGCGATGGAAACTTATAA
- a CDS encoding DUF551 domain-containing protein, giving the protein MKRLTEKDDLGNWCLKGVKWEQLRAGQVLSKNVAEKLYGALFKLMAYEDTGVHPDAVERLNDFTQNEAVKLVQKLNAEEKKHRWIPVEERLPEEDKWVQVVVKRHRWISDFGDKSVPDEEKEEHPEQNYVTMG; this is encoded by the coding sequence ATGAAAAGATTAACAGAAAAGGATGATCTGGGTAACTGGTGCCTGAAGGGTGTCAAGTGGGAACAGCTTAGAGCAGGCCAGGTGCTTTCTAAAAATGTGGCAGAGAAACTGTATGGTGCTTTATTTAAGCTGATGGCATATGAAGATACAGGCGTACACCCGGATGCTGTAGAACGTCTGAATGACTTTACACAGAATGAAGCTGTAAAACTGGTGCAAAAGCTGAATGCAGAAGAGAAGAAGCACAGATGGATCCCGGTGGAAGAGAGACTTCCGGAAGAAGATAAATGGGTACAGGTAGTAGTAAAGAGACATCGGTGGATCAGTGATTTTGGTGATAAAAGTGTTCCGGACGAGGAAAAAGAAGAACACCCGGAACAAAACTATGTCACCATGGGCTAG
- a CDS encoding bacteriophage Gp15 family protein: protein MFEDWDLIISSFMTQYGLRIRTKEFETVSWDEFRSLLVGLGPETPLGRVVAIRSETDDNVIKHFTTDQRRIHDSWRKHQMEQMTPEAYDREMEGLERMFAALCGGG from the coding sequence CTGTTTGAAGACTGGGACCTGATCATTTCCAGTTTCATGACGCAGTACGGGTTGCGTATAAGGACGAAAGAGTTTGAAACGGTCAGCTGGGATGAGTTCCGTTCCCTGCTGGTCGGACTTGGACCGGAAACTCCCCTGGGACGGGTGGTAGCGATACGTTCTGAAACAGATGATAATGTGATCAAACATTTTACCACTGATCAGCGAAGAATCCATGACAGCTGGCGTAAACATCAGATGGAGCAGATGACTCCGGAGGCTTATGACAGGGAAATGGAAGGTCTGGAAAGGATGTTCGCTGCATTATGCGGAGGTGGTTGA
- a CDS encoding terminase: MSAERLLLSDKYKAFLRCDAPVEFLEGTTAAGKTTVGLFKFMLKVAESPKKLHIIAAKDTGTAEKNIINKDLGIMDDFGVLVEYNGNGTKDDKIPHILFHTSGGDKVIYVMGYGDKKKWQKALGGQYGCLYIDEINTADIDFVREAAMRCDYLMATLNPDDPSLPVYKEYINCSRPLPEWEEETPQEIKDELKEEPKHGWVHWFFSFAHNLGLPKEKLDKILANTPKGTKIWKNKIQGLRGKATGLVFPNFDRKKHVVTAAWVRAEVKVGRIRWKKFSCGLDTAYSSKSPDTISMIFQGITEDRRLITLAEKVYNNAELENPIAPSDTAVKFVGFLERCRKEWGFAKDVYIDNADQATMTELKKYRRLNGCIYNFWDAYKKLEILDRIKLQLGWIQQDCYLVVDECPEHLAELEKYSWEEDKDKPEDRNDHTINAGQYSWIPYRNMIGFEEDKK, from the coding sequence GTGAGTGCAGAACGTTTGTTGTTATCAGATAAATACAAAGCCTTTCTCAGATGTGATGCGCCGGTAGAGTTCCTGGAAGGGACAACAGCGGCCGGAAAAACCACAGTAGGGCTGTTTAAGTTCATGCTGAAAGTGGCAGAGTCTCCCAAGAAGCTGCACATCATAGCAGCCAAGGATACCGGTACCGCTGAGAAGAACATCATCAACAAAGATCTTGGCATCATGGATGATTTTGGTGTCCTCGTTGAGTACAATGGTAACGGAACCAAAGACGATAAGATCCCCCATATCCTGTTCCATACTTCCGGTGGTGATAAAGTCATATACGTGATGGGCTACGGTGACAAGAAGAAATGGCAGAAGGCTCTGGGTGGTCAGTATGGCTGCCTGTATATTGATGAGATCAACACAGCTGATATAGACTTTGTACGAGAAGCTGCCATGCGTTGTGATTATCTTATGGCTACGCTTAATCCGGATGATCCGTCATTACCGGTGTATAAAGAGTACATCAACTGCTCCCGGCCTCTGCCAGAGTGGGAAGAGGAAACACCACAGGAAATCAAAGATGAATTGAAAGAAGAGCCAAAGCACGGCTGGGTGCATTGGTTCTTTTCTTTTGCCCATAATCTGGGTCTGCCTAAGGAAAAGCTGGACAAGATCCTGGCTAATACACCGAAGGGTACAAAGATCTGGAAGAATAAGATCCAGGGGCTGCGCGGAAAAGCAACTGGTCTGGTGTTTCCAAACTTCGACCGAAAAAAGCATGTTGTCACTGCTGCCTGGGTAAGAGCAGAGGTAAAGGTGGGCCGGATCCGTTGGAAGAAGTTTTCCTGCGGACTGGATACAGCTTATTCCAGCAAGTCACCAGATACGATCTCAATGATCTTTCAGGGAATTACAGAAGACAGACGGCTGATCACGCTGGCAGAAAAGGTTTACAACAATGCAGAATTGGAAAATCCCATTGCTCCCAGCGATACGGCTGTAAAGTTTGTGGGATTTTTGGAACGCTGCCGGAAGGAGTGGGGATTTGCAAAAGATGTATACATAGACAATGCTGACCAGGCAACCATGACGGAGCTTAAAAAATACAGGCGTCTGAATGGCTGCATTTATAACTTCTGGGATGCTTACAAGAAACTGGAGATCCTGGACCGTATCAAACTGCAGCTTGGCTGGATCCAGCAGGATTGTTACCTGGTGGTTGATGAGTGCCCAGAACATTTGGCTGAGCTTGAAAAATATAGTTGGGAAGAAGACAAGGATAAGCCGGAAGACAGAAATGACCATACGATCAATGCGGGACAGTACAGCTGGATACCGTATCGCAACATGATCGGGTTTGAGGAGGATAAGAAATGA
- a CDS encoding phage portal protein, with translation MRWLEQMNENIKRGIRSWLNVIPASPYNIQINELLDFETSAIRNRIWYRGDSNELEQLYREVHDCADQYKFWASKCTPGLEMRKVHTGLPGLIVRTLAAITMADMNDFDFDSDQQEQLWESIAQANDFRKKMEKALKEILCIGDGAFKVTIDTQASEFPILEWYPGERIEIIRRRDRIQEVIFKTLYKSGGKTYVLNERYGYGYITNELYQGNTLVNKALLRETEALQDVSFDKQMILAVPINVYESAKYEGRGGSVFDGKLDSFDALDEVWSQWMDALRAGRAKTYIPECLVPKNPETGAPLKANSFDCRFFAGDNDMSEKAENKIQTDQPTIPHDSYLASYVTALDLCLQGIISPSTLGIDVKKLDNAEAQREKEKTTLYTRNAIVEALQEKLPKLVSAAINAYNILLKNPIEEVKVDIPFGEYANPSFESQVETMAKARPGVALMSVEAQVEELYGDSRDDQWKQEEIARLKAEQGITEVEEPGVNMAAGLFNVNLGGEGNAGEGNEPGLPNEPEGVSGAAGNSQ, from the coding sequence ATGAGGTGGTTGGAACAAATGAATGAGAATATCAAGCGGGGGATACGAAGCTGGTTGAACGTGATTCCAGCCAGTCCATATAACATACAGATCAACGAATTATTAGACTTTGAGACAAGTGCGATCCGCAACCGGATCTGGTACAGAGGTGACAGTAATGAGCTGGAGCAGCTGTACAGGGAAGTGCATGATTGTGCTGATCAATATAAGTTCTGGGCAAGTAAGTGTACGCCTGGTTTGGAAATGCGTAAGGTACATACAGGCCTTCCAGGGCTGATCGTCCGCACACTGGCAGCTATTACCATGGCGGATATGAATGATTTTGATTTTGACAGTGACCAGCAGGAACAGCTGTGGGAAAGCATAGCACAGGCAAATGATTTCCGTAAGAAAATGGAAAAAGCCTTAAAAGAGATCCTTTGTATCGGAGATGGTGCATTTAAAGTGACTATTGATACGCAGGCAAGTGAATTCCCTATCCTAGAATGGTATCCGGGAGAACGGATCGAGATCATACGCAGACGTGACCGTATACAGGAAGTGATCTTTAAGACGCTGTACAAAAGCGGTGGAAAAACTTATGTATTAAATGAAAGATACGGATATGGTTATATAACCAATGAACTGTATCAGGGCAATACGCTTGTGAATAAAGCCCTTCTTAGGGAAACAGAAGCGCTTCAGGATGTTTCATTTGATAAGCAGATGATCCTTGCAGTACCGATCAACGTATACGAATCAGCGAAGTATGAAGGCAGAGGTGGATCAGTCTTTGATGGTAAACTGGACAGCTTCGACGCGCTGGATGAGGTATGGTCCCAGTGGATGGATGCTTTAAGAGCAGGAAGGGCTAAGACATACATCCCTGAATGCCTGGTTCCTAAAAACCCAGAGACCGGCGCACCACTCAAGGCTAATTCTTTTGACTGCCGCTTTTTTGCTGGTGACAATGACATGTCAGAAAAGGCTGAAAATAAGATACAGACAGATCAGCCAACAATCCCTCATGACAGTTATCTGGCCTCTTATGTGACCGCATTGGATCTCTGCCTGCAGGGAATCATCAGCCCAAGTACACTGGGAATTGATGTTAAGAAGCTGGATAATGCAGAAGCACAGCGAGAGAAGGAAAAGACAACTCTTTACACCAGGAATGCTATCGTGGAAGCCTTGCAGGAGAAGCTTCCGAAACTGGTCAGTGCTGCCATTAATGCCTACAATATTCTCTTAAAAAATCCAATTGAAGAGGTAAAGGTGGATATTCCGTTCGGTGAGTACGCAAATCCTTCTTTTGAAAGTCAGGTTGAGACAATGGCAAAAGCGCGGCCTGGCGTCGCACTGATGAGTGTGGAAGCCCAAGTGGAAGAACTGTATGGAGATTCCAGAGATGATCAGTGGAAACAGGAAGAAATAGCACGTCTGAAAGCAGAACAGGGTATTACAGAGGTAGAAGAACCGGGAGTCAATATGGCTGCCGGGCTTTTTAATGTCAATCTTGGGGGTGAAGGCAATGCAGGTGAAGGTAATGAACCGGGTTTACCGAATGAGCCAGAAGGAGTATCAGGGGCTGCTGGAAATAGCCAGTGA
- a CDS encoding terminase small subunit: MTKKQKIFADEYLIDLNATRAYKVAYPRVKNDDIAAANASRLLRNAKVAAYISERMQERQKRTEVTQDRVIEELAAIAFAKATDFVQISHGNVILTDTSKLSENQIKAIAGIKEGKNGIELKLNDKEKALELLGRHLGMFKDKLEVTGLEAEQTKLDDLIRQMRGDG, encoded by the coding sequence ATGACAAAAAAACAGAAGATTTTTGCAGATGAATATCTCATTGACCTGAATGCCACGCGGGCTTACAAGGTCGCTTATCCAAGAGTGAAGAATGATGATATAGCAGCGGCTAATGCAAGTCGATTGCTAAGAAATGCTAAGGTTGCGGCTTATATCTCAGAACGCATGCAGGAGCGCCAGAAACGGACGGAGGTCACACAGGACCGCGTGATTGAAGAACTGGCTGCGATCGCCTTTGCCAAGGCTACAGACTTTGTACAGATCTCTCATGGAAACGTGATCCTGACGGACACCAGTAAGCTATCAGAGAATCAGATCAAGGCTATTGCCGGGATCAAAGAAGGAAAGAACGGTATAGAACTCAAACTGAATGATAAAGAAAAGGCTCTGGAGCTTCTGGGACGGCATCTTGGCATGTTTAAGGATAAGCTGGAAGTTACAGGATTGGAAGCAGAGCAGACTAAGCTGGATGACCTGATCCGGCAGATGCGTGGTGATGGATAG
- a CDS encoding minor capsid protein, whose amino-acid sequence MQVKSTIKLNMPRISQLTRAAVVALEQTAEALHTEVVQAQVMPFDTGNLQNESTFVDTSEASSGKVSLVSSTPYARRLYYHPEYQFQKYENPFAGGKWFEPWLPGGVSSGFCKEAFKKFYKKAGGV is encoded by the coding sequence ATGCAGGTAAAGTCAACTATAAAGCTGAACATGCCCCGTATCAGCCAACTGACCCGTGCAGCAGTAGTTGCTTTGGAGCAGACGGCGGAAGCGCTGCATACGGAAGTGGTACAGGCACAGGTCATGCCGTTTGATACTGGCAACCTGCAGAATGAAAGCACCTTCGTGGACACCAGTGAAGCTTCTAGCGGAAAAGTAAGCCTGGTATCCAGCACGCCATATGCAAGGCGGCTGTATTACCATCCGGAATATCAGTTCCAGAAGTATGAAAATCCTTTTGCAGGCGGTAAATGGTTTGAGCCATGGCTTCCGGGAGGTGTCAGCTCCGGTTTTTGCAAGGAAGCTTTTAAGAAGTTTTATAAAAAGGCGGGTGGCGTATGA
- a CDS encoding LemA family protein: MKNKGTWIIAGIVVAFVVLITGIFVTTNNRAISLEEQVLTADSDVQTQEKRRTDLVYNLVDCVKEYDKHEADTLLAVVDARNNGGVDIENVTTSIAAVAEQYPELKSNENYKELMNELSTTENLIAQYRQSYNNEVRAYKKYVRKFPHKQILGMMGYEVINYSYLEYSAEDRQSVSNLFGE, from the coding sequence ATGAAGAATAAAGGAACATGGATTATTGCCGGAATTGTAGTCGCATTTGTAGTACTGATTACAGGAATTTTCGTGACCACAAACAACAGAGCCATCTCATTAGAGGAACAGGTTCTTACGGCAGATTCTGATGTGCAGACGCAGGAGAAACGCAGAACAGACCTAGTTTATAATCTGGTAGACTGTGTGAAAGAATACGACAAACACGAAGCGGATACACTTCTGGCAGTTGTTGATGCAAGGAATAATGGCGGCGTGGATATTGAGAATGTCACAACTTCCATTGCTGCGGTTGCAGAACAGTACCCGGAACTGAAATCGAATGAAAATTACAAAGAGCTTATGAATGAATTGTCTACGACTGAAAATCTGATTGCACAGTACAGACAGTCTTACAACAATGAAGTCCGGGCATACAAGAAATATGTGCGTAAATTCCCTCATAAACAGATTTTAGGTATGATGGGATATGAGGTTATCAATTATTCATATCTGGAATACAGTGCAGAGGACAGGCAATCGGTAAGCAATCTGTTTGGAGAATAA